The following DNA comes from Triticum aestivum cultivar Chinese Spring chromosome 3D, IWGSC CS RefSeq v2.1, whole genome shotgun sequence.
CAGCCCTGAGTCTGTCGCAAGCCTGGTCACTACCTCTGGGTGGCCATGAGAGGGCGCTGGTGCTGGCCCTGGGGGGCGGGGACCACATCCGTCGGTTGGTGTTTGCCTCTCGGGATGACCCGGGACAGGTCACGCTCGACGTCGACGTCGTGAAGGAGCTGGGCTGCGCAGGAAACTCAATCGCCTGACGACAGAGTTCCTTCCGATTGTCATCGTAAGTGTCTTGGTCTGGCCTTCCCCTTCGCCCGGTCTGTGCGTCTGCTTTGTCTTCACCAACGCTTGGGTTGCTTCTGCGCAGGAGCTGTTGGCCTGCAATGAGGCCAAGACCTGGTTTCTTCAGCAAGAAGCCGGCCACTGGGACGTCGCCACTGTCCTCAGGGCTGACCTGGTGCAGAAGGAGGTGGAGCTCGCCGTGCTTTGCTCTTCCATCCACAAGGCTCAGACCAATGCCGTGGCGGAGCGGGCCGAGCTagcggagcgagtggcacgggCGGATGGGCAACTAAGCATGGCCGTGTTGGAGAACGCGGTCCTTGCGTCGCAGCTGGTCGAGGCCCGCCGGATGGGCGAAGAGACCCGGTCTACCGCCGCGTCCGCCGCACAGGAGGCTGCCCGCGAGAAGGCCGTCTTGGCGGCGCAGGCGGCGGACCGGGGTGAGGCCCTGGCGAGCTCCCGCCGCGACCTCGAGGCCGTCAGGCAACAAGTCGcctctcttcatggccggcttgTCACTGTGGCCACGGAGAGGGACCGGCTTCTGGCTATTGCCCGCGATCGCGATACGGAGCTCACCGGTAAGTTGGCCTCCGGGCCGACTCTGTGCCTTAAGCTTTTGTTGGTGTTGTCGACGAGTTGGTTCTGACTGACGGTCGTGGCAGCCGCGTGCTCGGAACTTGAAGAGCTGCACTCCCGACGAGCAAAGGATGCCGCCGTGGTGAACGAGGCCCTCACCCAGCATGAGGAGCTGATGGCGCTCACGCAGCGGCTCGCCGAGGGTGCAATAGGTACGTACCGTGACTCCCCGCCTTGCTTGGCCGTGAAGGTGATTTT
Coding sequences within:
- the LOC123078868 gene encoding uncharacterized protein; this translates as MAVLENAVLASQLVEARRMGEETRSTAASAAQEAAREKAVLAAQAADRGEALASSRRDLEAVRQQVASLHGRLVTVATERDRLLAIARDRDTELTAACSELEELHSRRAKDAAVVNEALTQHEELMALTQRLAEGAIGTYRDSPPCLAVKVIFLWRALLLPLPFLRKSHGAQAV